Proteins from a single region of Magnetospirillum sp. 15-1:
- the gyrB gene encoding DNA topoisomerase (ATP-hydrolyzing) subunit B — MSTEPMIPNDPHASANGAEEYGAGSIQVLRGLEAVRKRPGMYIGDTDDGSGLHRMIYEAVDNAVDEIMNGFGDRCDVVLNADGSVLVTDNGRGIPVDIHPEEGISAAEVALTKLHAGGKFEQNSNRISSGLHGVGISVVNALSEWLELRIWRHGKEHFMRFRHGEPEAPLSVVGESGDRTGTQVMFLPSKGTFSHTEFDFDTVEHRLRELAFLNWRATLTLKDERHADPRDVTLHYEGGVQAFVQWLDRSKEALHAPILVSAERDVVRLELSMEWTDSYHETCLCFTNNVPQKDGGTHLAGFRAALTRTVNAYANESGIAKKEKVNLAGDDMREGLTCVLSIKMPDPKFSSQAKEKLVSSEVRPLVENLVGEKLAEWFEEHPSEARKIVTKVVEAAAAREAARKARELTRRKGVLDIATLPGKLADCQERDPALSELFIVEGDSAGGSAKQGRNRANQAILPLKGKILNVERARFDKMLSSAEIGTLIAAMGTGIGREDFNVDKARYHKIIIMTDADVDGSHIRTLLLTFFYRQMPQLIERGYLYIAQPPLYRAKRGQSEVYLKDDRALEEYLIDGGLSDAVLRLADGTQVAAADLRALVEQSRAVRNLLNPLTRRLPLKFLEQAAIADALDSTLLTDQARGPAMAEDLARRLNALEPQLERGWTGTWVEGDGYSFSRTLRGVTETHHLDSAVIRSAEARRLHDLAPRLRETFDQAATLVVKERETVLAGPVALVTAVMEQGRRGIAIQRYKGLGEMNPEQLWETTLDPQVRSLLQVKVAQADDAEQVFSTLMGDVVEPRRDFIQTNALKVSNLDV, encoded by the coding sequence ATGAGCACCGAACCCATGATCCCCAACGATCCTCACGCCAGCGCGAACGGCGCCGAGGAATACGGCGCCGGCTCGATCCAGGTGCTGCGTGGTCTGGAGGCGGTGCGCAAGCGTCCCGGCATGTATATCGGCGACACCGACGACGGCTCGGGCCTGCATCGCATGATCTACGAGGCGGTGGACAACGCCGTCGACGAGATCATGAACGGCTTCGGCGACCGCTGCGACGTGGTGCTGAACGCCGACGGCTCGGTGCTGGTCACCGACAACGGCCGTGGCATCCCGGTGGACATCCATCCCGAGGAAGGCATCTCGGCCGCCGAGGTGGCGCTGACCAAGCTGCATGCCGGCGGCAAGTTCGAGCAGAATTCCAACCGCATTTCGTCGGGCCTGCACGGCGTCGGCATCTCGGTGGTCAATGCGCTCTCGGAATGGCTGGAACTGCGCATCTGGCGCCATGGCAAGGAGCACTTCATGCGCTTCCGCCACGGCGAGCCCGAGGCGCCGCTGTCCGTGGTGGGCGAGTCCGGCGACCGCACCGGCACCCAGGTGATGTTCCTGCCGTCCAAGGGGACCTTCTCGCACACTGAGTTCGACTTCGACACGGTGGAGCACCGCCTGCGCGAACTGGCCTTCCTCAACTGGCGGGCCACCCTGACGCTCAAGGACGAGCGCCACGCCGACCCCCGCGACGTCACCCTGCATTACGAGGGCGGCGTCCAGGCCTTCGTCCAGTGGCTGGACCGCTCCAAGGAGGCGCTGCACGCCCCCATCCTGGTCTCCGCCGAGCGCGACGTGGTGCGTCTGGAACTGTCCATGGAATGGACCGACAGCTATCACGAGACCTGTCTGTGCTTCACCAACAACGTGCCGCAGAAGGACGGCGGCACCCATCTGGCCGGTTTTCGCGCCGCGCTGACGCGAACCGTCAACGCCTATGCCAATGAATCGGGTATCGCCAAGAAGGAAAAGGTCAACCTGGCCGGCGACGACATGCGCGAGGGCCTGACCTGCGTGCTGTCCATCAAGATGCCCGACCCCAAGTTCTCCTCCCAGGCCAAGGAAAAGCTGGTTTCCTCCGAGGTGCGTCCCCTGGTGGAGAACCTGGTGGGCGAGAAGCTGGCCGAGTGGTTCGAGGAGCACCCCTCCGAGGCCCGCAAGATCGTCACCAAGGTGGTCGAGGCCGCCGCCGCCCGCGAGGCGGCGCGCAAGGCCCGCGAACTGACCCGGCGCAAGGGCGTGCTCGACATCGCCACCCTGCCGGGCAAGCTGGCCGATTGTCAGGAACGCGACCCGGCGCTGTCCGAACTGTTCATCGTCGAGGGCGATTCGGCCGGCGGCTCCGCCAAGCAGGGGCGCAACCGCGCCAATCAGGCCATCCTGCCGCTCAAGGGCAAGATCCTCAACGTGGAGCGGGCCCGCTTCGACAAGATGCTGTCCTCGGCCGAGATCGGCACCCTGATCGCCGCCATGGGCACCGGTATCGGGCGTGAGGATTTCAACGTCGACAAGGCGCGTTACCACAAGATCATCATCATGACCGACGCGGACGTGGACGGCTCCCACATCCGTACCCTGCTGCTGACCTTCTTCTATCGCCAGATGCCGCAGCTGATCGAGCGCGGCTACCTCTACATCGCCCAGCCGCCGCTCTACCGCGCCAAGCGCGGGCAGAGCGAGGTCTACCTCAAGGACGACCGGGCGCTGGAGGAATACCTGATCGACGGCGGCCTGTCCGACGCCGTGCTGCGTCTGGCCGACGGTACCCAGGTGGCGGCCGCCGATCTGCGCGCCCTGGTCGAGCAGTCTCGTGCGGTGCGCAATCTGCTGAACCCGCTGACCCGGCGTCTGCCGCTCAAGTTCCTGGAGCAGGCGGCCATCGCCGACGCCCTGGATTCGACCCTGCTCACCGATCAGGCCCGCGGTCCGGCCATGGCGGAAGATCTGGCCCGGCGCCTCAACGCCCTCGAGCCGCAACTGGAACGCGGCTGGACCGGGACCTGGGTGGAAGGCGACGGCTACTCGTTCTCCCGCACCCTGCGCGGCGTCACCGAGACCCATCACCTGGATTCGGCGGTGATCCGCTCGGCCGAGGCCCGGCGCCTGCACGACCTCGCGCCGCGCCTGCGTGAAACCTTCGATCAGGCCGCCACCCTGGTGGTCAAGGAGCGCGAGACGGTCCTGGCCGGGCCGGTCGCCCTGGTCACCGCCGTGATGGAGCAGGGCCGCCGCGGCATCGCCATCCAGCGCTATAAGGGCCTGGGCGAGATGAATCCCGAACAGCTATGGGAAACCACCCTGGACCCGCAGGTGCGTTCGCTGCTGCAGGTCAAGGTTGCCCAGGCCGACGACGCCGAACAGGTGTTCTCCACCCTGATGGGCGACGTGGTCGAACCCCGCCGCGACTTCATCCAGACCAACGCGCTGAAGGTCTCGAACCTGGACGTTTAA
- a CDS encoding undecaprenyl-diphosphate phosphatase: MTFLEVLVVALIQGLGEVLPLGAAGYLAALPNLAATSEGRAALSVAAHAGTLLALMIYFWRDVLAMSVGLWRLAKGKPDYGSHLLLHVLAGTIPAAIAGWLLLERSHSLVGQTGAAVILIVGGVLLWGCDKLGVTVRRVEHMGFFSAVGLGVLQILSLVPGVSRTGIIITAARLLGWERQAAVRFSMLLAMPLVLGHGIKTFWGLAHQSHLVLSADLLMAAAVAGLASLLGLAGMMAWVERNTFTPFAVVRIGFGLAVLGLVFFG, translated from the coding sequence GTGACGTTCCTGGAAGTCCTGGTCGTGGCCCTGATTCAGGGGCTGGGAGAGGTGTTGCCTCTCGGTGCTGCTGGTTATCTGGCGGCGCTGCCCAATCTGGCCGCCACGTCCGAGGGACGGGCGGCGCTGTCGGTGGCGGCCCATGCCGGCACCCTGCTGGCCCTGATGATCTATTTCTGGCGCGACGTGCTGGCCATGAGCGTCGGCCTGTGGCGGCTGGCCAAGGGCAAGCCCGATTACGGCTCGCATCTTCTGCTGCACGTGCTGGCCGGGACCATTCCCGCCGCCATCGCCGGCTGGCTGCTATTGGAGCGCTCCCACTCCCTGGTGGGGCAGACAGGCGCGGCCGTCATTCTCATCGTCGGCGGGGTGCTGCTGTGGGGCTGCGACAAGCTGGGCGTCACGGTGCGCCGGGTGGAGCACATGGGTTTTTTCAGCGCCGTCGGCCTGGGCGTCCTGCAGATTCTATCCCTGGTGCCCGGCGTGTCGCGTACCGGAATCATCATCACCGCCGCCCGTCTGCTGGGCTGGGAACGTCAGGCGGCCGTGCGCTTTTCCATGCTGCTGGCCATGCCGCTGGTGCTGGGACACGGCATCAAGACCTTCTGGGGGCTGGCCCACCAGTCTCATCTGGTGCTGTCCGCCGACCTGCTGATGGCGGCCGCCGTCGCCGGACTGGCCTCGCTGCTGGGGCTGGCGGGCATGATGGCCTGGGTGGAGCGCAACACCTTCACCCCCTTCGCCGTGGTCCGTATCGGCTTCGGGCTGGCGGTTCTGGGGCTGGTGTTCTTCGGCTGA
- the gltB gene encoding glutamate synthase large subunit — protein sequence MSDFVSQYLANQEILESAGIDTRPHDACGVGMVAALDGKPRRDVVEAGIQALSVLFHRGAVDADGKTGDGAGIHVEIPQDFFKEHVANSGHAVAAGRLAVGMVFLPKTDLGAQESCRCIVETEILNFGYSIYGWRQVPVDVSIIGEKANATRPEIEQIMIANTLGTSEERFEADLFVIRRRIEKRVLGSHINDFYICSLSCRSIIYKGMFLAEQLTSFYPDLLDKRFVSRFAIYHQRYSTNTFPTWRLAQPFRMLAHNGEINTLTGNINWMKAHEPRMEHEVFGQAMDDLKPIVQPGGSDSAALDNVFEVMCRAGRPAPLVKQMLIPESLGSNALMPEAHRTFFGYCNSVIEPWDGPAAICATDGQWAVAGVDRNGLRPMRFTITRTGLLILGSETGMVKVKDCDVVEKGRVGPGQSIAIDLDAGKFYRDAEIKDLLSSRRNYSAWVKRITELDSLVKTGAPEPAELSSDELRRRQAAYGMTMEDMELILHPMVEDAKEAIGSMGDDTPLAVLSAGYRGLHHFFKQNFSQVTNPPIDSLRESRVMSLRTRLGNLGNILDEDESQCDLLQLESPVLSNAEFAAMRKYMGEAAASIDCTFDPKGGVEALRDALARVRRESEEAVRGGCTHLILTDEGIGETRAAIPMILAAGGVHSHLVRLSLRTWTSLNVRSGECLDVHYFAVLIGVGATTVNAYLAQEAIADRQRRGLFGSMALEECVRRYKYALDQGLLKIMAKMGISIVSSYRGGYNFEAVGLSRTLVAEFFPGMTSRISGIGLAGIQKKSVEQHATGFAGPAPALPIGGFYRMRRGSEAHSFDGSLIHLLQMAVASDSYATYKKYSDGMRRLPPITIRDLLDLKPAGAPVSLDEVESITEIRKRFLTPGMSLGALSPEAHGTLNIAMNRIGAKSVSGEGGEDRERYRPRPNGDNANSAVKQIASGRFGVTAEYLNMCREIEIKVAQGAKPGEGGQLPGFKVTVEIAKLRHATPGVMLISPPPHHDIYSIEDLAQLIYDLKQINPHARVTVKLVSRSGIGTVAAGVAKAKADTILVSGHVGGTGASPQTSIKFAGLPWELGLSEAHQVLTLNRLRHRVKLRTDGGLKTGRDIVIAAMLGAEEFGIGTSSLVAMGCIMVRQCHSNTCPVGVCTQDLSLREKFTGSPEKVVNLFSFIAEEVREILASLGVRSLSEIIGRADMLHQVSRGASHLDDLDLNPLLAQADTGGFPRYCVEDKTQEVPETLDAQMIIDAKPALEDGEKMQLDYNVRNVQRAIGTKLSHKIFKRHGMTGLEPGHVTVRLRGSAGQSLGAFAVQGLTLEVFGDSNDYVGKGLSGGTIIVRPPVASALKSNQNTIIGNTVLYGATAGKLFAAGQAGERFAVRNSGAETVIEGCGSNGCEYMTGGTAVILGPVGANFAAGMTGGMAFVYDSDESFARRVNPESVIWQRPETPHWEGVLKALVQEHAAVTGSAWAESLLADWDRELPRFWQVVPKEMLSRLTHPVGRDRMAAAE from the coding sequence ATGTCCGATTTCGTCTCCCAATACCTCGCCAACCAGGAGATCCTGGAATCCGCCGGCATCGACACCCGCCCGCATGACGCCTGCGGCGTCGGCATGGTGGCGGCGCTGGACGGCAAGCCCCGGCGCGACGTGGTGGAAGCCGGCATCCAGGCGCTGTCGGTGCTGTTCCATCGCGGCGCGGTGGACGCCGACGGCAAGACCGGCGACGGTGCCGGCATCCACGTTGAAATCCCCCAGGATTTCTTCAAGGAGCACGTGGCCAATTCCGGGCACGCGGTGGCCGCCGGACGGCTGGCCGTCGGCATGGTGTTCCTGCCCAAGACCGATCTGGGCGCCCAGGAAAGCTGCCGCTGCATCGTCGAGACCGAAATCCTGAACTTCGGCTATTCCATTTACGGCTGGCGTCAGGTGCCGGTGGACGTGTCGATCATCGGCGAGAAGGCCAACGCCACCCGGCCCGAGATCGAGCAGATCATGATCGCCAACACGCTGGGCACCAGCGAGGAGCGGTTCGAGGCCGACCTGTTCGTCATCCGCCGCCGCATCGAGAAGCGGGTGCTGGGCAGCCACATCAACGACTTCTACATCTGCTCGCTGTCGTGCCGCTCCATCATCTACAAGGGCATGTTCCTGGCCGAGCAGTTGACCAGCTTCTATCCCGATCTGCTGGACAAGCGCTTCGTGTCGCGCTTCGCCATCTATCACCAGCGCTATTCCACCAACACCTTCCCCACCTGGCGTCTGGCCCAGCCGTTCCGCATGCTCGCCCATAACGGCGAGATCAACACGCTGACCGGCAACATCAACTGGATGAAGGCCCACGAGCCGCGCATGGAACACGAGGTGTTCGGGCAAGCCATGGACGACTTGAAGCCCATCGTCCAGCCGGGCGGCTCGGATTCGGCCGCGCTCGACAACGTCTTCGAGGTGATGTGCCGCGCCGGGCGCCCGGCGCCGCTGGTCAAGCAGATGCTGATCCCCGAGAGCCTGGGGTCCAACGCCCTGATGCCCGAGGCGCATCGCACCTTCTTCGGCTATTGCAACTCGGTGATCGAGCCGTGGGACGGCCCCGCCGCCATCTGCGCCACCGACGGCCAGTGGGCGGTGGCGGGCGTCGACCGCAATGGGCTCCGCCCCATGCGCTTCACCATCACCCGAACCGGCCTGCTGATCCTCGGCTCCGAGACCGGCATGGTAAAGGTCAAGGATTGCGACGTGGTGGAAAAGGGCCGCGTCGGACCGGGCCAAAGCATCGCCATCGACCTGGACGCCGGCAAGTTCTACCGCGACGCGGAGATCAAGGACCTGCTGTCCTCGCGCCGCAACTACTCGGCCTGGGTCAAGCGCATCACCGAACTGGACTCCCTGGTCAAGACCGGGGCGCCCGAACCGGCGGAACTCTCCTCGGATGAATTGCGCCGCCGTCAGGCGGCCTATGGTATGACCATGGAAGACATGGAGCTGATCCTCCACCCCATGGTCGAGGACGCCAAGGAAGCCATCGGCTCCATGGGCGACGATACGCCGCTGGCGGTGCTGTCGGCCGGCTATCGCGGCCTGCACCACTTCTTCAAGCAGAACTTCAGTCAGGTGACCAATCCGCCCATCGACAGCTTGCGCGAATCAAGGGTGATGAGCCTGCGCACCCGTCTCGGCAACCTGGGCAACATCCTCGACGAGGATGAGAGCCAGTGCGACCTGCTGCAACTGGAAAGCCCGGTGCTGTCCAACGCCGAGTTCGCCGCCATGCGCAAGTACATGGGCGAGGCGGCGGCCTCCATCGACTGCACCTTCGACCCCAAGGGTGGGGTCGAGGCGCTCCGCGATGCCCTGGCCCGCGTGCGGCGCGAATCGGAAGAGGCGGTCAGGGGCGGCTGTACCCATCTGATCCTCACCGACGAGGGCATCGGCGAAACCCGCGCCGCCATCCCCATGATCCTGGCGGCCGGTGGTGTGCACTCCCATCTGGTGCGCCTGTCCTTGCGCACCTGGACCTCGCTCAACGTGCGCTCGGGCGAGTGCCTGGACGTGCACTACTTCGCCGTGCTGATCGGCGTGGGCGCCACCACGGTCAACGCCTATCTGGCCCAGGAGGCCATCGCCGACCGCCAGCGCCGGGGCCTGTTCGGCTCCATGGCGCTCGAGGAATGCGTGCGGCGCTACAAGTACGCCCTGGACCAGGGTCTTTTGAAGATCATGGCCAAGATGGGCATCTCCATCGTCAGTTCCTATCGCGGCGGCTACAATTTCGAGGCGGTGGGCCTGTCGCGCACCCTGGTGGCCGAGTTCTTCCCCGGCATGACCAGCCGCATCTCCGGCATCGGTCTGGCCGGCATCCAGAAGAAGAGCGTCGAGCAGCACGCCACCGGCTTTGCCGGCCCGGCCCCTGCCCTGCCCATCGGCGGCTTCTACCGCATGCGGCGCGGCTCCGAGGCCCATTCCTTCGACGGCAGCCTGATCCACCTGCTGCAGATGGCGGTAGCCAGCGATTCCTACGCCACCTACAAGAAGTACTCGGACGGCATGCGGAGGCTTCCGCCCATCACCATCCGCGACCTCCTCGACCTGAAGCCGGCCGGTGCCCCGGTCAGCCTGGACGAGGTGGAAAGCATCACCGAGATCAGGAAGCGCTTCCTGACCCCCGGCATGAGCCTGGGGGCGCTGTCGCCCGAGGCCCACGGCACGCTGAACATCGCCATGAACCGCATCGGCGCCAAGTCGGTGTCGGGCGAGGGCGGCGAGGACCGCGAGCGCTATCGCCCGCGCCCCAACGGCGACAACGCCAATTCGGCGGTCAAGCAGATCGCCTCGGGCCGCTTCGGCGTCACCGCCGAATACCTGAACATGTGCCGCGAGATCGAGATCAAGGTGGCCCAGGGCGCCAAGCCCGGCGAGGGCGGCCAGTTGCCCGGCTTCAAGGTGACGGTGGAGATCGCCAAGCTGCGCCACGCCACGCCGGGCGTCATGCTGATCAGCCCGCCGCCCCACCACGACATCTATTCCATCGAAGACCTGGCCCAGTTGATCTACGACCTGAAGCAGATCAACCCGCACGCCCGCGTCACGGTGAAGCTGGTGTCGCGCTCCGGCATCGGCACGGTGGCGGCCGGCGTCGCCAAGGCCAAGGCCGATACCATCCTGGTCTCCGGCCATGTGGGCGGCACCGGCGCGTCGCCTCAGACCTCCATCAAGTTCGCCGGGCTGCCCTGGGAACTGGGCCTGTCCGAGGCCCATCAGGTGCTGACGCTCAACCGCCTGCGCCACCGCGTCAAGCTGCGCACCGACGGCGGCCTGAAGACCGGCCGCGACATCGTCATCGCCGCCATGCTGGGCGCCGAGGAATTCGGCATCGGCACCTCGTCCCTGGTGGCCATGGGCTGCATCATGGTCCGTCAGTGCCACTCCAACACCTGCCCGGTGGGGGTGTGCACCCAGGACCTGTCCTTGCGCGAGAAGTTCACCGGTTCGCCGGAGAAGGTGGTCAACCTGTTCAGCTTCATCGCCGAGGAGGTGCGCGAAATCCTCGCCTCCTTGGGTGTGCGCTCGCTGTCCGAGATCATCGGCCGCGCCGACATGCTGCATCAGGTCAGCCGGGGCGCCAGCCATCTGGACGACCTGGACCTGAACCCGCTGCTGGCCCAGGCCGACACCGGCGGCTTCCCCCGCTATTGCGTCGAGGACAAGACCCAGGAGGTCCCCGAGACCCTGGACGCCCAGATGATCATCGACGCCAAGCCCGCCCTGGAAGATGGCGAGAAGATGCAGTTGGACTACAACGTGCGCAACGTCCAGCGCGCCATCGGCACCAAGCTCAGCCACAAGATTTTCAAGCGCCACGGCATGACGGGCCTCGAGCCCGGTCACGTCACCGTGCGGTTGCGCGGCTCGGCGGGCCAAAGCCTCGGCGCCTTCGCGGTGCAGGGCCTGACGCTGGAAGTGTTCGGCGATTCCAACGACTACGTGGGCAAGGGCCTGTCGGGCGGCACCATCATCGTGCGGCCGCCGGTGGCCTCGGCGCTGAAGAGCAACCAGAACACCATCATCGGCAACACCGTGCTGTACGGCGCCACGGCGGGCAAGCTGTTCGCCGCCGGCCAGGCGGGCGAGCGCTTCGCCGTCCGCAATTCGGGCGCCGAGACGGTGATCGAGGGCTGCGGCTCCAACGGCTGCGAGTACATGACCGGCGGCACCGCCGTGATCCTGGGACCGGTGGGCGCCAACTTCGCCGCCGGCATGACCGGCGGCATGGCCTTCGTCTACGATTCCGACGAAAGCTTCGCGCGGCGGGTCAACCCGGAAAGCGTCATCTGGCAACGGCCCGAGACGCCCCATTGGGAAGGTGTGCTGAAGGCCCTGGTGCAGGAGCACGCCGCCGTCACCGGCTCGGCCTGGGCGGAATCCCTGCTGGCCGACTGGGACCGCGAGCTGCCCCGCTTCTGGCAGGTGGTGCCGAAGGAAATGCTGTCCCGCCTTACCCATCCGGTAGGCCGCGACCGCATGGCCGCCGCGGAATAG
- a CDS encoding NAD(P)-dependent oxidoreductase, with protein sequence MPRKMLQFTHLHQRQPDKRGAAERRKDFGEISTAFTAPAAGEQASRCEQCGIPFCSIHCPLGNNVPDWLMLVAGDRMEEAYAVSSATNTFPEICGRICPQDRLCEGNCVLEQSLHGNVTIGAVEKHITETAFAEGWVKPVLPGAESGRSVGVVGGGPAGLAAAEALRRKGHAVTVYDRHDRMGGLLIYGIPGFKLEKYVVERRIRLLAESGIVFETGVEIGKTVSFAELRSRHDAVLIATGVYKAKPLGITGSDLPGVHAALDYLIAQNRRDLGETVGDLNAKGKNVVVIGGGDTAMDCVRTAIRQGAKSVKCLYRRDRANMPGSKREVAHAEEEGVEFVWMAAPEAIAGAKQAEGVKAVRMHLGMPDASGRQSPVVIEGSGFTLPADMVIAALGFDPEDVPVLFGAPDLKVSKWGTVETDAGLMTSLDGVFGAGDIVRGASLVVWAIKDGRDAAESIHRYVSAKSAQAAE encoded by the coding sequence ATGCCCCGCAAGATGCTGCAGTTCACCCACCTCCATCAGCGCCAGCCCGACAAGCGCGGCGCCGCCGAACGCCGCAAGGATTTCGGCGAGATCAGCACCGCCTTCACGGCTCCGGCGGCCGGCGAGCAGGCCTCGCGCTGCGAGCAGTGCGGCATCCCCTTCTGCTCCATCCACTGCCCGCTGGGCAACAACGTCCCCGACTGGCTGATGCTGGTGGCGGGGGACCGGATGGAGGAGGCCTATGCCGTTTCCTCGGCCACCAACACCTTCCCCGAGATTTGCGGCCGCATCTGCCCCCAGGACCGCCTGTGCGAGGGCAATTGCGTCCTGGAGCAATCCCTTCACGGCAACGTCACCATCGGCGCGGTGGAGAAGCACATCACCGAAACCGCCTTCGCCGAGGGCTGGGTCAAGCCGGTGCTGCCCGGCGCCGAATCGGGGCGCTCGGTGGGCGTCGTCGGCGGCGGTCCCGCCGGTCTGGCGGCGGCCGAGGCACTGCGCCGCAAGGGCCATGCCGTCACCGTCTATGACCGCCACGACCGCATGGGCGGCCTGCTGATCTACGGCATTCCCGGCTTCAAGCTGGAAAAGTACGTGGTGGAGCGCCGCATCCGCCTGCTGGCCGAATCGGGCATCGTGTTCGAGACCGGCGTGGAGATCGGCAAGACCGTCTCCTTCGCCGAGTTGCGTTCCCGCCACGACGCGGTGCTGATCGCCACCGGTGTTTATAAGGCCAAGCCGCTGGGCATCACCGGCTCGGACCTGCCCGGCGTGCACGCCGCGCTGGACTACCTGATCGCCCAGAACCGCCGCGATCTGGGCGAGACGGTGGGTGACCTGAACGCCAAGGGCAAGAACGTGGTGGTCATCGGCGGCGGCGACACCGCCATGGACTGCGTGCGCACCGCCATCCGTCAGGGCGCCAAGTCGGTGAAGTGCCTCTATCGCCGGGACCGGGCCAACATGCCCGGCTCCAAGCGCGAGGTGGCCCATGCCGAGGAGGAAGGCGTCGAGTTCGTGTGGATGGCCGCCCCCGAAGCCATCGCCGGCGCCAAGCAGGCCGAGGGCGTCAAGGCCGTGCGCATGCATCTGGGCATGCCCGACGCCTCGGGCCGTCAGAGCCCGGTGGTGATCGAGGGCTCGGGCTTCACGCTGCCCGCCGACATGGTCATCGCGGCGCTCGGCTTCGATCCCGAGGACGTGCCCGTCCTGTTCGGCGCCCCCGATCTCAAGGTCTCCAAATGGGGCACCGTCGAGACCGATGCCGGCCTGATGACCAGCCTGGACGGCGTGTTCGGCGCCGGCGACATCGTGCGCGGCGCCTCGCTGGTGGTCTGGGCCATCAAGGACGGCCGCGACGCCGCCGAGTCCATCCACCGCTATGTCAGTGCCAAGTCCGCCCAGGCGGCCGAGTAG